GGCGTGCACGCTGCCTTCCTCGACCGCGAGGTTGACGTCGTTCAGCGCCTTCAGCCCGGCGAAGCTCTTGCTCACGCCCTTGACGTGGAGGATGGCCACGGCTTGCCTCCTAGGCGGCGCCGCGCGCGTGCTGCGCGGCCGGGTTGCGGGAGCCGGCGGCGGCCGGGTTTGGCTGCGGCGCAGCGCCGTGCGCGGGACCGGCGGGGGCCGCCGCGGCGGCCTGCGCGCCATCGCTGCGCCGGCGGCGCAGCAGCCGGCCGACGCGCTCGATGCCTTCCATGATGCCGCCGGGCAGGAAGACCACCACGATCATGAACAGCACGCCCAGCGTCAGCTGCCAGCCCTCGCCGACGAACAGGCCGAGCAGGCCGACCACCGCGTTCTCCACCGGATCGGGCAGGAACGAGAACAGGTGGTGCAGGGTCTGGGCGTTGAAGGCCGAGAAGATGTTCTCGAAGTACTTGATCACCGCCGCGCCCAGCACCGGGCCCAGCATCGTGCCGACCCCGCCCAGGATGGTCATCAGCACCACTTCGCCGGAGGCGGTCCACTGCATGCGCTCGGCGCCGGCCAGCGGATCGGTCACCGCCAGCAGCGAGCCGGCCAGCCCGGCGTAGACGCCGGAGATCACGAATGCGGCCAGCGCGTAGGGGCGCGAGTGCACGCCCGTGAAGTTGAGCCGGTTCTGGTTGGACCGGATGGCCCGCAGCATGGTGCCGAACGGCGAGCGGCTGATGCGCAGGGCCACCCAGAAGGCGGCGATCAGCAGCACGGCGCAGAAGTAGAAGCCGCTGTAGCCGCTCATCGGGATGCCGAACAGGTGGGTGGAGGGAATGACCGGGCTGGCCCCGTGCAGCCAGGTGTCGATCAGCCGCGGATCGGTGCGCGCCATCTGCAGCCCGGTCTCGCCGTTGGTCACCGGCGTGAGCACCGAGTAGGCGAGGTTGTAGGACATCTGGGCGAACGCCAGGGTGAGGATGGCGAAGTAGATGCCCGAGCGGCGCAGGCTCACGTAGCCGATCACCAGCGCGAACAGGCCGGCCACCACCATGCCGCACAGCACCGCCGGCAGCACGTTCACCGTCAGCAGCTTGAAGCACCAGACGGCGGTGTACGAGCCCACGCCCAGGAAGGCCGCGTGGCCGAACGACAGATAGCCGGTCAGCCCGAACAGGATGTTGAAGCCGATGGCGAAGATGCCGTAGATCGCGAAGCGCTGCAGCAGGTCGGGGTAGCCGGCGCCCAGCGGCGCCGCCCACAGCGGCAGCGCCAGCACGGCGGCGGCGAAGCCGGCCACCAGCAGCAGGTCGTTGCGGCGGTTGCTTGTCATGATCAGGTTTCCATCAGGCCCTTGCGGCCCAGCAGCCCGCGCGGGCGCACCAGCAGGATCGCCACCGCGACCAGGTAGATGATCACCTGGTCGATGCCGGGCACCAGCGCCTTGACCTCGTTCATCGAGGCGAACGACTGCAGGATGCCGAGCAAGAAACCGGCCAGCACCGCCCCGCCGAGCGAGCCCATGCCGCCGACCACCACCACCACGAAGGACAGCACCAGGAATTCCATGCCCATGTGGTAGTCGGGCGCCAGGATCGGCGTGTACATGGCGCCGGCCACGCCGGCCACCACCACCGCGATGCCGAACACCACCGTGAAGCGGCGCTGGATGTTGATGCCGAACAGGCCCACGGTTTCGCGGTCGCGCATGCCGGCGCGCACCACCATGCCAAAGGTGGTGAAGCGCAGGAAGGCGAACACCGCGCCGATCACCCCCAGCGAGAACAGGAAGTACACCAGCCGCCACCACGGGTACGTGATCGAGCCGCCCAGCCCGAACCAGGCGCCGATGTCGGCGCTGCCGGTCAGCGCGTCGGGCGTGGGCACCGGGATCGGGTTGGCGCCGAAGTACGCCTTGACCAGCTCCTGCAGCACGATGGCCAGGCCGAAGGTCACCAGGATCTGGTCGGCGTGCGGACGGCGGTAGAAATGCCGGATCAGCCCGCGCTCGAAGGCGATGCCCAGCACCAGCATCACGGGAATCGCCAGCAGCACCGACAGCGGCACCGCGTAGTCGATCACCCGGGCGCCGGCCTCGCCGAACCACAGCGTCAGGTAGGGCACCTCCTTGTACGAGTCGAAGAAGGTCACGGAGGTGTCCTTGACCATCTTCGAGATCGTCAACAGCTTGTGCAGCACCACCGCACAGAAGCCGCCCAGCATGAACAGCGCCCCGTGGGCGAAGTTCACCACCCCCAGCGTGCCGAAGATCAGCGTCAGGCCCAGGGCGATGAGCGCGTAGGCCCCGCCCTTGTCCAGGCCGTTGAGCAGTTGCAGCAGGAGGGCGTCCATCGCCGGGGCTCCCCTGCGGTCAGACCTTGTACGGGCCGAGCTCGCCGCCGCCCATCTTGGGGTCGTAGTCGATCTGGGCGCGCGGCACCACCTTGACCACCTCCAGCAGGCCGAAGCGGCTCTTGGGCTTCTCGGCCCCGCGCATCACCAGCACGTCATGCATGCACTGGTGGTCGCCGGCGCGGTACTCGGTCGGGCCGTTGCCCAGGCCGTCGAACTTGAAGCCTTCCAGCGCCTTGATCACCTCCGGCGGGTAGAAGGTGCCGGCCTTTTCCACCGCGTTGGCGTACAGCAGCGTCTGCACGTAGGCCGTGTGGGCGGCCTGCGAGGGCGGCTCGCCGTACTCCTGGCCGAACGACTTGGTAAACACCTTGGTCGCCTCGTTCTCCAGGGTCCAGTGCCAGTTGGCCGTGCCCAGGATGCCCTTGACCGCCTCGCCGGCGCCTTGCGCCATCAGGCGCGAGTACAGCGGCACCACGATCTCGAAGTTCTTGCCGCCCACCTGCTTGTCGCGCAGGCCGAACTGCACCGCCTGGCGCAGCGAGTTCACCATGTCCTTGCCGTAGTGGTTCAGGATCAGCACGTCGGCGCCGGAGTTGAGCACCGGCGTGATGTACTGCGAGAAGTCGCCCGATCCCAGCGGGGTGCGCACCGCGTTGACGGTCTTCCAGCCCAGCTTCTCGGTGGCGTTCTTGAGCGACTCTTCCTGGCTCCAGCCCCAGTTGTAGTCGGCCGTCAGGTGGTAGGCCTTGCGCTCCTTGCCCATCTCCTGGGCGAGCACCGGCGCCAGCGCCTGGCCCGACATGTAGGCGTTGAAGAAGTGCCGGAAGCCGTAGCGGCGCCGGTCCTTCATGGTGGTGTCGTTGGCGTGGGACAGGCCGACCATGAAGATCACCCCCATCTCCTGCGCCAGCGCCTGCGCGGCGACCGCGACCGCCGAGGACGAGCCGCCGGTGAACATGACCACGCCGTCCTTCTCGATCATGCGCTTGGCCGAGGCGCGCGCCGCGTCGGCCTTGGTCTGGGTGTCG
The sequence above is a segment of the Ramlibacter tataouinensis genome. Coding sequences within it:
- a CDS encoding substrate-binding protein; its protein translation is MEDKVRRNVLKGMGAVGAGIAAPTFFMRNAWAQEFRNNPGNAKTVTLGFNVPQSGPYADEGNDELKAYKLAVKHLNGEGDGGMMKTFKPSSLKGNGILGKKVAYVTGDTQTKADAARASAKRMIEKDGVVMFTGGSSSAVAVAAQALAQEMGVIFMVGLSHANDTTMKDRRRYGFRHFFNAYMSGQALAPVLAQEMGKERKAYHLTADYNWGWSQEESLKNATEKLGWKTVNAVRTPLGSGDFSQYITPVLNSGADVLILNHYGKDMVNSLRQAVQFGLRDKQVGGKNFEIVVPLYSRLMAQGAGEAVKGILGTANWHWTLENEATKVFTKSFGQEYGEPPSQAAHTAYVQTLLYANAVEKAGTFYPPEVIKALEGFKFDGLGNGPTEYRAGDHQCMHDVLVMRGAEKPKSRFGLLEVVKVVPRAQIDYDPKMGGGELGPYKV
- a CDS encoding branched-chain amino acid ABC transporter permease yields the protein MDALLLQLLNGLDKGGAYALIALGLTLIFGTLGVVNFAHGALFMLGGFCAVVLHKLLTISKMVKDTSVTFFDSYKEVPYLTLWFGEAGARVIDYAVPLSVLLAIPVMLVLGIAFERGLIRHFYRRPHADQILVTFGLAIVLQELVKAYFGANPIPVPTPDALTGSADIGAWFGLGGSITYPWWRLVYFLFSLGVIGAVFAFLRFTTFGMVVRAGMRDRETVGLFGINIQRRFTVVFGIAVVVAGVAGAMYTPILAPDYHMGMEFLVLSFVVVVVGGMGSLGGAVLAGFLLGILQSFASMNEVKALVPGIDQVIIYLVAVAILLVRPRGLLGRKGLMET
- a CDS encoding branched-chain amino acid ABC transporter permease — its product is MTSNRRNDLLLVAGFAAAVLALPLWAAPLGAGYPDLLQRFAIYGIFAIGFNILFGLTGYLSFGHAAFLGVGSYTAVWCFKLLTVNVLPAVLCGMVVAGLFALVIGYVSLRRSGIYFAILTLAFAQMSYNLAYSVLTPVTNGETGLQMARTDPRLIDTWLHGASPVIPSTHLFGIPMSGYSGFYFCAVLLIAAFWVALRISRSPFGTMLRAIRSNQNRLNFTGVHSRPYALAAFVISGVYAGLAGSLLAVTDPLAGAERMQWTASGEVVLMTILGGVGTMLGPVLGAAVIKYFENIFSAFNAQTLHHLFSFLPDPVENAVVGLLGLFVGEGWQLTLGVLFMIVVVFLPGGIMEGIERVGRLLRRRRSDGAQAAAAAPAGPAHGAAPQPNPAAAGSRNPAAQHARGAA